Proteins encoded together in one Jaculus jaculus isolate mJacJac1 chromosome 7, mJacJac1.mat.Y.cur, whole genome shotgun sequence window:
- the LOC123462068 gene encoding G patch domain-containing protein 11, producing the protein MKSNMEEEEDYMSDSFINVQEDIRPGIPMLRQIREAHRKEKKQQEANLKSRQKSLKEEERERRDIGLKNALGCENKGFALLQKMGYKSGQALGKSGGGIVEPIPLHVKTGKSGIGHESLLKRKAEEKLENHRRKMHMRNQAAERATEDFRMRLKNKQDEMRLEGDLRRSQRACQQLDAQKNIQVPREAWYWLRPEEEAEEEEEEKEQDDDEYPGEDLSVLEKLQILTSYLREEHLYCIWCGTAYEDKDDLSSNCPGPTSADHD; encoded by the coding sequence ATGAAGTCGAacatggaggaagaggaggactacATGTCTGATTCCTTCATTAATGTCCAAGAAGATATTAGACCAGGAATCCCCATGCTGAGGCAGATCCGAGAAGCCCatcgaaaagaaaaaaagcagcaagaagcTAACCTGAAAAGCAGGCAGAAGAGTTTAAAAGAGGAAGAACGGGAAAGACGTGACATTGGGTTGAAGAATGCACTAGGCTGTGAAAACAAAGGGTTTGCTTTGCTTCAAAAGATGGGGTATAAAAGTGGCCAGGCTCTTGGCAAGAGTGGAGGTGGTATTGTTGAACCAATTCCTCTCCATGTCAAAACAGGGAAAAGTGGCATAGGTCACGAATCATTATTAAAACGCAAAGCAGAGGAGAAATTAGAAAACCACAGAAGAAAGATGCACATGAGAAACCAAGCAGCAGAAAGAGCGACGGAAGACTTTCGGATGcgacttaaaaataaacaagatgaaaTGAGGCTGGAAGGAGATCTTAGAAGAAGCCAGCGAGCTTGTCAGCAGTTGGATGCCCAGAAGAATATTCAGGTTCCCAGGGAGGCATGGTACTGGTTAAGGCCTgaagaggaggctgaggaagaggaagaagaaaaagagcaggacGACGACGAATACCCGGGTGAAGACTTGAGTGTCCTGGAAAAATTACAGATACTGACTAGTTATTTAAGAGAAGAACATCTGTACTGTATTTGGTGTGGAACAGCCTATGAAGATAAAGATGACCTGTCTTCAAATTGCCCGGGACCAACCTCTGCAGATCATGACTAA